The Christiangramia salexigens genome includes the window TAATATGATTTTTAAACCGATCCAAGGATCTGTTTAAGATCTGACACCATATTGTCCCAAAGCATTTTCCCTTCGTCTATTTCATCTTCTTCCGCATAATCGGTAATCATTAGAGAAACGTCTTTGGTGATATCGTCTACCTGAATACGTAGTTCAAAAAAGTATGGAGTATCTTCATCATCGATCCATTTGAATTTTATACGTTCATCACTTTTCTTACTAATGAGCTTAGCTTTCTCTTCACTTCCTTCCCAGATAAAGGTGAAAAATTCACCGCGGGAATTCACGTTATCCGCGTACCATTCGCTTAAACCTGAGGGTGTTGAGATATATTGATATAATAAAGATGGAGAAGCTTGAATAGGAAACTCCATTTCGTATTTGATCTTTTCGCTCATTTTAAAATAATTAGTTTCGGGCAATATAGATATTAATTGGTAAGATAAAAAGAAATCAAAATAAATATTTTAGAAAATAAAGTTTGCACCAATACAAATTGTTTTTATATTTGCACCCGCATTAAGGAAATCACGGGAAGCCTTATATGACAAGGCATACAGTGAAATTTTAAAATGTAAATTTTGTACGGCGAGGTAGCTCAGTTGGTTAGAGCGTCGGATTCATAACCCGGAGGTCCCGAGTTCAAATCTCGGTCTCGCTACTACTAAAAAATCCCTTCAGTTTTGAAGGGATTTTTTTATTTATAGCTATAGCTTTCTTTTAATTTTATTATTGCACTCCAATATCTTTCCGTTAGACAGGAAGTCTACTTATTTTAAACATTCAGCTTTCTTATTTAGAATCGTTTAAGGCTATAAAATTCTTAATTTAGCTAATAGATATAATTTAAGTAGATTAGAGCTCTAAGTTGTTAATTTAACAATGGACAAAATATAATATTACGGCGTTATTATACGACCGACTTAATTTGTTTATAATAACTACTTTAATAAAACCAGCAAAGCCATTGATTAAACCAAATACCATATCAAATCTGAACCCTACCAGAAATGAGAGTAAAAGTTTTAAGAAAAGTACGCGCGAACAATCCTATTTATAAGAAAGGGAAACTATATAAATACTACAACCTTACCCCCTGCTATGGTCCTAATTATTACTATGAAAGCGATTGGGTTGAAGACCCCAGAGAATTAAGACCTATCAGAACAAAACTGATTCTTCAGGAAGCGAAAGAATTATTTGACAGCGCATGGTTTAAATACGAAAGAAAACGCATGATTAGATACGCCTGATTTTGGTAATTGTAAATATCATCACAGATTACCTGACTTTTTTTATAATATAATTCGTACGCGCTATTAGGTATAAAAAAGCCCATTTATCAGCGATTTCTTATATTATCGGCAAACATTTGCTATGATATATAAAAAGCTTGGTAATACAGACCTGCAAACCCCTCCTATCATTTTTGGAGGGAATGTATTTGGGTGGACGTTGGATGAAAAGGAATCCTTCCGAATGTTGGACCAACTATTGGATTTGGGCTTTAATATGATAGATACAGCCGATGTATACTCCAGATGGGCTAAAGGTAATCCCGGTGGGGAATCTGAGAGAATTATCGGTAATTATTTCAAGGCTCGTAATAACAGGGACAAAATCACACTTATCACCAAGGTTGGCTCAAGTATGATCCAGGGCGGAAAAGCAGATATCTCCAGAGATCATATTTTAAAAGCTGCCGAAGATTCTCTTCGCAGATTACAAACCGACCATATAGACCTTTATTTCACCCACAAAGATGATAAAACCACTCCTGTAGAAGAGACACTGGGAGCCTATCAAACCTTAATAAAGCAAGGTAAGCTTAGATACATTGGGGCTTCAAATTTATCAGCAGAAAGGTTAAAACTTTCGCTTGAAGCATCTTCTAACCACAGCCTGCCAAAATATGAAGTTATACAACCGGAATATAATCTCTTGGTTCGGGATAAATTTGAAGGTGAAATCCGTGATCTGTGCCGCGATTATAATTTAGGTGTTACCGGCTATTTTTCCTTAGCCAGCGGTTTTCTCACTGGTAAATATAAAAGCCTAGATCAGATCTCAGGAACCGAACGGGAACGCTTTCTAAAAAATTATTTCAATGATAAAGGTCTTAGAGTTCTTCAAGCTGTAAAAAATATTGCTGAGAAGCATAAGATTTCCGCTTCAGCGATCGCCTTGAAATGGATCATGCAGAGACCATATATAAGTGCGCCGATCGCCAGCGCTACTAAACCTGAACATCTAAATTCATTTAAGGAAGCCTTAAAAACCGAACTCGATCAAGAAGACATGCAAAGATTAAATGATATAAGCGCGTATTAGATCTTTGAACAGAATTAAGGCTTAACCTTAATTCTTTAATTTAAGCTTCAATTCCTCGAAATCTAAATTAGATTGCTCGCCTGTTTTCATGTGCTTTAGGGTAAATTTTCCCTGATTCATTTCCTCTTCACCAGCAAGCACCACAAATGGAATATCCCTTTTATCGGCATACTTCATCTGTTTTCCCATTTTTGAAGTATCAGGATAGAGTTCTGCAGTAATAGCTTCAGATCTTAAATTCCTTACAGCATTCATAGCGTAAAGTGCTTCTTTTTCTCCAAAATTGATAAAAAGCACTTTGGTGTTTTGAGTGACTTTCGCCGGAAACAATCCAAGTTCTTCAATAACCAGATAGATCCTGTCCAGCCCAAATGAAATTCCAATTCCACTCATATTCTTTAAACCAAAGATTCCGGTAAGATCATCGTAACGACCACCACCACCTATTGAACCCATCTTCACCCCTTCTGGAGCCGAAACTTCATAAATAGCTCCCGTGTAATAATTCAAGCCTCGGGCAAGGGTTACATCAAGGTCTAAATTTGCA containing:
- a CDS encoding START-like domain-containing protein, producing MSEKIKYEMEFPIQASPSLLYQYISTPSGLSEWYADNVNSRGEFFTFIWEGSEEKAKLISKKSDERIKFKWIDDEDTPYFFELRIQVDDITKDVSLMITDYAEEDEIDEGKMLWDNMVSDLKQILGSV
- a CDS encoding aldo/keto reductase, with the protein product MIYKKLGNTDLQTPPIIFGGNVFGWTLDEKESFRMLDQLLDLGFNMIDTADVYSRWAKGNPGGESERIIGNYFKARNNRDKITLITKVGSSMIQGGKADISRDHILKAAEDSLRRLQTDHIDLYFTHKDDKTTPVEETLGAYQTLIKQGKLRYIGASNLSAERLKLSLEASSNHSLPKYEVIQPEYNLLVRDKFEGEIRDLCRDYNLGVTGYFSLASGFLTGKYKSLDQISGTERERFLKNYFNDKGLRVLQAVKNIAEKHKISASAIALKWIMQRPYISAPIASATKPEHLNSFKEALKTELDQEDMQRLNDISAY